From the genome of Streptomyces sp. S4.7:
CACCGGCGGCGCGGGCTGACCACTCCCGGCGCCGCCGCGAGGTACGCACCGGGCTTCGGTACCGTGCGCGTGCGGGTGGCGTCCCCCGCTTCCGGCGACGTCCGGCCGGGGAGTGACCTCAGGGCTCCCTCGCCCGGCGCCGTGTCGGATCAGGCCGCCGTGGGTGGCGCGAGTTGTGCCGCCAGCCAGGTCGGGACGCCGTCCAGCAGGCGGAACAGCCGGCCCGCCTCCGCACGCAGTCGTGTCGCCTCCGGCTCCGGTTCGGCGTCGGCCAGGGCGGCGAGTGCCGGGGCCGTACCGACCAGATAGCCCAGCTCCTCACGGATCCGCAGCGACTCGCCGAAGCCGTGCCGCGCCTCCGCCAGCTCGCCCTCGCGCAGCGCGAGCCCGGCCAGATGGCGCCAGGTGAAGGAGAGCAGCAGCGACTGCCCGTGCGCGGTGGCGCCCGCGTGGGCGCGCCGGTACGCGGCGAGGGCCGACTGCGGGGAGTCCGAGAGGTGTTCGGCGATCAGGCCCCGCCGGAAGTCGAGCAGCGGACGGCCGGGCGCCGTCGGGGCGAGCAGCGCGGCGGCCCGCCCGAGCGCGGCACGCGCCTCGTCGGCGCGGTCGCGCACCCCGAGGACGGTGGACGCGTAGGCGAGATGGCCGCGCTCGCACGCCGCGCCGCCCCGTTCGTCGTCCTCGCGCGCCGTGGCCTCCGCGACCCGGAGCGCGTCCTCGGCCTCCGGCCAGCCCTCACCGGTGAACAGGCAGCGCTCCACCAGCAGTGACGCCCGCTGGAGAGAGGGCGCGGCTCCCGGATGGGGCGCGAGCAGGGCGGCGGCGTCGGTCCAACAGCCGCGCGAGCGCAACCGCCATACCGCGGTCTGGAGTGGGTCGTCACCGGTAGTGAATCCGGAACCAGACATGGCGGTATCCGCCACATTGCCCTCCCCGAGCGCGCCATTGTGCTGTTGAGTTCTCACGCATCTCAGCACGGATCGGCACGCCGGGCCAATAGTTCAGGTGAAAAAATTCACAATGCCTTGGTCAACAAGGGGTCGACAGGGGGATGCCCGACGCTCCGTCAGGACGGCCGCGAGCACCGTCCGGCAGGGTCCTCACGTATCTCGTCGGCCGGGCTGACCAGGGAGATCCGCCCGCCGCCGGGCGGTGGGGAGTTCACCGCGAGGGCGGCCACGGGCCGCTCCCCGTCACACGGTCGGGTCCTGCCCGTGACCGCAACGGGTGACGGCGGTCAACCTGGCACCGGGTGACGCGTGTTGGGCCCGGTCAGCTCATCCGGAGCGCCAGGAAGAAGTCGAGCTTGTCCTCCAGACGGGACAGGTCGCGGCCCGTCAGCTGCTCGATGCGCCCCACCCGGTACCGCAACGTGTTCACGTGCAGATGCAGCCGGGCGGCGCAACGGGTCCAGGAGCCGTCGCAGTCGAGGAACGCCTGAAGCGTCGGGACGAGTTCGGCGCGGTGGCGGCGGTCGTACTCGCGCAGCGGATCGAGCAGCCGCGCGGTGAACGCGCGCCGGACGTCGTCCGGGACGAACGGCAACAGCAGTACGTGCGAGGCCAGCTCGTGATGGCCCGCCGCGCACACCCGGCCGGGCCGGGCCGCGGCCACCCGGCGGGCGTGTCTGGCCTCCTCCAGCGCGCCGCGCAGGCCCTCGGCCGAGTGGACGGCCGCGCTGACACCCAGGGTCAGCCGGCCGTCGTCGGCGAGTCCGGCGGCCAGTGGCCGGCGTACGGCGGCGAGCAGGACGTCGGCGCGCAGACCCGCGTCCGCGGGCTCCGCGTGGCCCTCGCCGCCAACCGGCGCCGTACCGTCCCGGTCCCCGTACCCGCCTTCGCTCTCGTCCCCGGCGTCGGAAGGTACCGCCAGCGGCACCAGCGCGATCGCCTCGCCGCCCGTGTGGGCCACCGCGATCCGATCGCCCGACTCCATGCCCGCCGCCGTCGGATCGACCAGGATCTCCTCCAGCACCGACTGGGCGACCGGACCCGTGTCGGCCGAGTCGCCCTCGGCCTCGCCGTCCCAGTCGACACGCGCCACGACCAGCTGCCAGTGCGGGGCCGCTCCGTCGCCGGGCAGCAGCACCGGCGCCGCGACCCTCAGCCGGGCCGCGATGTCGGCGGGCGGGGCACCGCTCTGCACGAGTTCCAGGATCTCCTGGGCGAGCCGGCGCCGTACCGTGCGCGCCGCGTCCCGCCGGTCCCGTTCGACCGCGATCAGCTGGGTGACGCCCTGGAGCAGATCCAGCCGGGGGGCCGCCCACTCACCGGCGTCCGCCTCCACGGCCAGCAGCCAGTCGGACAGGACGCTCTCGCGCACGTCCGGGCCCGGACCGCCGCCAGGACCGCCCGGACTTCCGGCACCGCCCGCTCCCGCCGCGCCGCGCCCCCCGGCACGCACCGGGAACAGCGAGTACGTCCTGCCGTCCACGGCCACCCGGTG
Proteins encoded in this window:
- a CDS encoding PucR family transcriptional regulator ligand-binding domain-containing protein, with amino-acid sequence MRLRALLETDALGLRLLGGRDELDRTVRGVMTTDLRDPSRYLSGGELVLTGLAWRRTPQDSEPFVRLLAGAGVAGLAAGEAELGAVPDDLVGACLRHRLPLFAVNESVAFATITEYVVRQVSGERAGDLAAVVDRHRRLMTSGPAGGGPEVVLDLLGSDLDLRAWVLSPTGRRIAGAGEPLSGAAGAALAAEHLAATRTGRRAPHRVAVDGRTYSLFPVRAGGRGAAGAGGAGSPGGPGGGPGPDVRESVLSDWLLAVEADAGEWAAPRLDLLQGVTQLIAVERDRRDAARTVRRRLAQEILELVQSGAPPADIAARLRVAAPVLLPGDGAAPHWQLVVARVDWDGEAEGDSADTGPVAQSVLEEILVDPTAAGMESGDRIAVAHTGGEAIALVPLAVPSDAGDESEGGYGDRDGTAPVGGEGHAEPADAGLRADVLLAAVRRPLAAGLADDGRLTLGVSAAVHSAEGLRGALEEARHARRVAAARPGRVCAAGHHELASHVLLLPFVPDDVRRAFTARLLDPLREYDRRHRAELVPTLQAFLDCDGSWTRCAARLHLHVNTLRYRVGRIEQLTGRDLSRLEDKLDFFLALRMS